The sequence CGATCATCTCCTCGACACGGACTATGTGGTCGTAGACATCCCTGTAGAAGATGAGGGCTTCGGGGCGGATGAGGCCCGGGAACTCGCCCCGCGAGAGGCGGTTCACCAGGTCGCGTTGAGGCAGGATGGAGCGGCGCAGGCGGAGGGTGTTGCGCTTCAGGACAAGCAGCTGCGGCAGGTGGCGCTTGTCGGGGTCTGCCAGGATCTCCCGCTCGAGCTCATCCAGCGCTTCGTCCATGTCCTCGACTGCCGGCAGCAGCAGGTCCACGAGGCTGTCGAGAATGGTGTGGGCGAGGAAGTCTGCGCCGCGGTCCATGAAGACGCCGCCCTGGCCGGCGCGGCCCCACAGCTCCTCGACCGGTTCAACCCGCTCCTCGGTGACACTGACGACGTAGTTCTTTCCCAGGAAGATGTCGACCTCGTCGAGGTCGAGCCGCTCGGTTCCGTTCTGGTAAGTGATGCTCTGACCGACGATGAAGAGGTGCTCTCCGTAGTCGTCGATCTTCGGCGTGTCGACGCGGCCGTTGAAGCAGTCATCGATCGCGAGGTGGTGGAAGCCGAAGACCTCGGACAGGACGGCGCGCTCGCTCACGCCATGACCGGTGACGTGGACCCAGAGCAGGCC comes from Dehalococcoidia bacterium and encodes:
- the corA gene encoding magnesium/cobalt transporter CorA — translated: MIRSLFHTEEGEVRRELGREELKAAIEGGKGLLWVHVTGHGVSERAVLSEVFGFHHLAIDDCFNGRVDTPKIDDYGEHLFIVGQSITYQNGTERLDLDEVDIFLGKNYVVSVTEERVEPVEELWGRAGQGGVFMDRGADFLAHTILDSLVDLLLPAVEDMDEALDELEREILADPDKRHLPQLLVLKRNTLRLRRSILPQRDLVNRLSRGEFPGLIRPEALIFYRDVYDHIVRVEEMIEGLRDMADGALSSYLSALNNRMNEVMKTLSIVAVVFLPLTLLASIYGTNLDYSSIGVRFEHGFYLMLGSMVLIAGALVAYFRYRRWF